The Bicyclus anynana chromosome 3, ilBicAnyn1.1, whole genome shotgun sequence genome has a window encoding:
- the LOC112054895 gene encoding aspartate aminotransferase, mitochondrial: MAQAMKKLTTQALKHNYAEAITTGFVSRASSTFWSNVPMGPPDVILGITEAYKRDSDPKKVNLGVGAYRDDQGKPFILPSVQKAEEILFKKGLNHEYAPIGGEAAYTDAVAKLAFGEDSAVIKNKSNCTVQTLSGTGALRLGLEFVTKHYAKNKEIWLSTPTWGNHPQICNTLNLPHKKYRYFDAKTNGFDLKGALEDICKIPEGSIILLHACAHNPTGVDPRPEEWKQLSQVIKEKKLLPFIDMAYQGFATGSVDNDAFAVRQFVNDGHQFILAQSFAKNMGLYGERAGALTLLCGDAESAAKVMSQVKIMIRTMYSNPPLYGARLVTEILTDAQLKQQWLSDVKLMADRIISMRKQLRAGIEGAGNKQPWQHITDQIGMFCFTGLKPDQVERLTKEFHIYLTKDGRISVAGISSKNVDYVAEAIHKVTS; this comes from the exons ATGGCTCAGGCTATGAAGAAATTAACAACACAGGCTTTGAAGCACAACTATGCTGAAGCAATTACAACGGGATTCGTATCCAGAGCCAGTAG CACTTTTTGGAGTAATGTGCCCATGGGACCACCAGATGTCATTTTAGGTATAACTGAAGCATACAAAAGAGATTCAGACCCTAAGAAAGTCAATCTTGGTGTAGGAGCATATAGAGATGACCAGGGCAAACCCTTTATATTGCCTTCAGTTCAAAAG GCAGAAGAAATACTCTTTAAAAAAGGATTAAATCATGAATATGCTCCCATTGGTGGTGAAGCAGCTTACACTGATGCAGTTGCAAAGTTAGCATTTGGAGAGGATAGTGCAGTCATCAAAAACAAATCCAATTGTACTGTGCAG ACTTTATCAGGCACTGGTGCCCTGCGACTTGGCCTGGAATTCGTTACAAAGCACTACGCCAAAAACAAGGAGATCTGGCTGTCGACTCCCACGTGGGGTAACCACCCTCAAATCTGCAACACACTCAACCTACCCCACAAAAAGTACCGCTACTTCGACGCCAAGACCAACGGCTTCGATTTGAAAGGTGCTCTTGAGGATATCTGT aaaattcCAGAGGGTTCTATAATTCTACTGCACGCGTGCGCCCACAACCCAACTGGTGTTGACCCTAGGCCTGAAGAATGGAAACAGCTCTCGCAG GTAATCAAAGAAAAGAAGTTGCTGCCATTTATAGATATGGCGTACCAGGGCTTTGCGACGGGCAGCGTGGACAACGACGCGTTCGCTGTGCGACAATTCGTCAACGACGGCCACCAGTTCATCCTGGCGCAGAGCTTCGCCAAGAATATGG GTCTGTATGGCGAACGCGCGGGCGCTCTGACACTGCTGTGCGGCGACGCGGAGTCAGCGGCGAAGGTGATGTCGCAAGTGAAGATCATGATCCGCACCATGTACTCCAACCCGCCGCTGTACGGCGCGCGCCTCGTCACCGAGATCCTCACCGACGCGCAGCTCAAGCAGCAGTG GTTGTCCGACGTGAAGCTGATGGCGGACCGCATCATCAGCATGCGCAAGCAGCTGCGCGCCGGCATCGAGGGCGCGGGCAACAAGCAGCCGTGGCAGCACATCACCGACCAGATCGGCATGTTCTGCTTCACTGGCCTCAAACCCGACCAG gTTGAGCGTCTTACAAAGGAGTTCCACATTTACCTGACGAAGGACGGACGGATTTCCGTAGCCGGCATCTCTTCCAAGAATGTCGATTATGTCGCGGAGGCCATTCACAAAGTCACGTCTTAG
- the LOC128199859 gene encoding uncharacterized protein LOC128199859, with protein sequence MPKICEVPQCKEIGAHQFPAGVEIRKKWLKAIRRPNFKPENNSRLCRLHFLETDYQNISNYTGTVHLHRYLKKTAVPSVFPWTTKSLSEAAKCREERLLARNSRKSLFQQTDTVQPFKFEVLRHSENSGNLTQEYDISIPNIANEVYIETEVTEESIRETPIQQATVGVQTSAILKIFSTELLLTDDEAVMFYTGLESYSKFQLVLSTLLPMANNLNYRWSKVIGLSVEEQFLILLIKLRRNKPDFELAKMFNVSKTVVSNIIVTWVNFIYDVWSMIDIWPQRDLVDYHMPQIFKNESSKTRVIIDATEVPIAKPSNPISQKATYSAYKNTNTLKFLIGSTPGGLLVYCSDGYGGATSDRQMIERSSLIKICDEGDSIMADRGFNVQELFASKNITINIPTFLKGRSQLPGVVLKRDQRLASQRVHIERLIGLTKTYKILQTPIISFYVPIASKIFFICMMLCNFREKIVNKNKKA encoded by the exons atgccAAAGATATGTGAAGTGCCCCAATGTAAAGAAATCGGCGCCCACCAATTTCCTGCAGGTGTAGAAATTAGAAAAAAGTGGTTAAAAGCCATAAGGCGACCTAACTTTAAGCCTGAAAATAATTCTAGGTTATGTAGACTTCACTTCCTAGAAACGgattatcaaaatattagtaattatacAG GTACTGTACATCTGCATCGGTATTTGAAAAAAACTGCTGTTCCATCTGTGTTTCCTTGGACAACAAAAAGTCTATCTGAAGCAGCTAAATGTCGAGAGGAAAGGTTGTTAGCTCGTAACTCTAGAAAATCACTTTTTCAACAGACCGATACTGTTCAACCATTTAAATTTGAGGTCTTGAGACACTCTGAAAATAGTGGTAATCTTACCCAAGAATATGACATCAGCATCCCTAATATTGCCAATGAAGTATACATAGAGACGGAAGTAACAGAGGAATCCATACGTGAAACCCCAATACAACAGGCAACAGTTGGAGTACAAACAAGTGCAatccttaaaatattttctaccgAATTATTGTTAACTGATGATGAGGCAGTCATGTTTTATACTGGCTTAGAATCATATTCTAAATTTCAACTAGTTCTGAGTACTCTTTTACCAATGGCGAATAATTTGAATTATCGTTGGAGCAAAGTTATAGGGCTTTCAGTGGAGGAacagtttttaatattgttaataaagcTCAGACGCAATAAACCTGATTTTGAGCTTGCTAAAATGTTTAATGTAAGCAAAACAGTAGTATCTAATATAATAGTTACATgggttaattttatatatgatGTGTGGTCAATGATTGATATTTGGCCGCAACGTGATTTAGTGGATTATCATATGcctcagatttttaaaaatgaaagtaGCAAAACAAGGGTAATTATTGATGCAACAGAGGTTCCTATTGCAAAGCCAAGTAATCCTATATCACAGAAAGCCACATACAGTGCatataaaaacacaaacactttgaaatttttaattggaTCAACACCAGGTGGCCTTCTAGTTTATTGTTCAGATGGGTATGGTGGAGCTACTAGTGACAGGCAAATGATTGAACGCAGCTCATTAATAAAGATTTGTGATGAAGGTGACAGTATTATGGCTGATAGAGGATTTAATGTACAGGAATTGTTTGCCTCTAAAAATATCACAATCAACATACCAACTTTTTTGAAAGGTCGTTCACAGTTGCCTGGTGTTGTTCTAAAGCGGGATCAGAGACTTGCCAGTCAACGGGTACATATTGAAAGGCTAATTGGTTTGACAAAAACTTATAAGATTCTACAAACACCAATAATCTCATTTTATGTTCCTATTGCctcaaaaatattctttatatgcATGATGTTATGCAATTTTAgagaaaaaattgtaaataaaaacaaaaaagcataG
- the LOC112054899 gene encoding growth hormone-inducible transmembrane protein-like gives MLSRLCVSRSAFSVTHTLKTPIPQKFVPKNYVVRNYAREPRSRVATRSQPTVWERLMAPAGPNAFSLGKGALAGASAVGIGALCYYGSGVKPGTLQEAHLWPQYVKDRIKATYGYIAGSLVLTAGSAVTVFRTPALLNLVARNGWMSIIMTMALMIGSGMVVRGMEYKPGFGAKQLAWMAHTGIMGAVIAPICFLGGPVLMRAAWYTAGVVGGLSTIAVCAPSGEFLNMRAPLAMGLGAVFAASLASMFLPPTTALGAGLYSLSLYGGLIVFGGFLLYDTQAIVKRAEMHPTFGYQPYDPINSAISVYLDILNIFMRIAMILSGGGGNKRK, from the exons ATGCTTTCCCGACTGTGCGTTTCCCGAAGCGCGTTCAGTGTAACTCATACACTTAAAACTCCTATACCCCAAAAATTCGTGCCCAAAAATTATGTCGTACGAAACTATGCACGCGAGCCACGCTCCAGGGTAGCCACACGCTCACAGCCTACAGTATGGGAACGATTGATGGCCCCTGCTGGACCAAATG CTTTTAGCTTGGGCAAAGGTGCTTTGGCTGGTGCATCAGCTGTGGGCATTGGAGCATTATGTTATTATGGATCTGGAGTCAAACCTGGCACGCTACAAGAGGCACA CCTATGGCCCCAGTATGTAAAGGATCGTATCAAAGCAACATATGGGTACATTGCTGGATCACTGGTTCTCACAGCTGGTAGCGCTGTTACAGTTTTTAGAACTCCAGCTCTTCTCAACTTAGTGGCTCGCAATGGATGGATG TCAATCATCATGACAATGGCTCTGATGATTGGATCCGGAATGGTAGTCAGAGGCATGGAGTACAAGCCAGGGTTTGGTGCTAAACAGCTTGCGTGGATGGCACACACGGGGATCATGGGGGCTGTCATTGCTCCAATTTGCTTCCTTGGAGGACCAGTTCTGATGCGTGCTgcttg GTACACAGCGGGTGTAGTCGGCGGACTGAGCACGATAGCAGTGTGCGCTCCCTCGGGAGAGTTCCTGAACATGCGCGCTCCGCTGGCCATGGGGCTGGGGGCAGTGTTCGCCGCCTCCTTGGCCAGCATGTTCCTGCCGCCCACCACCGCACTTGGAGCAG GATTATATTCTCTAAGCTTGTACGGTGGCCTGATAGTGTTTGGTGGGTTCCTTCTGTACGACACGCAAGCGATTGTCAAGCGAGCCGAGATGCACCCCACGTTTGGATACCAACCCTACGATCCAATTAACTC cgCAATCTCTGTGTACCTAGACATCCTGAACATCTTCATGCGCATCGCAATGATCCTGTCGGGAGGCGGAGGAAACAAACGGAAGTAA
- the LOC112054896 gene encoding BRCA2-interacting transcriptional repressor EMSY isoform X1, with translation MWPMLLNMTHDECRRTLRRLELEAYSSMMSVFRAQGELEDNRKKLLEDLRAVLHISGDRHNAEARRVSNDELLATIAEQLAGSNTALGWISEGRRRVPLMPRGIPQTMYTELADKAAEAAVAENKEIKTRVENEKLVTPKSNEEEMPDPEGQTAEAALQTSEVMDELLYPPIAMEDHTATIWETELICRKRKIPEGGTVPEEAPPPIKNMRNIPVNTNQKHLNLSQVYSRFSQPATGKSTGHSKHSYNQVSKVSTSKSSQPHAPRAPKQRAQKQSAKASKAQKKNQEPPMSPSKQYPVDYAGPPGSFQASYAQSILSGKTKVDYDDLKPKVMSSPGMMSESPTVHLLTQSATAPHELADSLPDDTPALQAQAAHPAHPAKQLVSSKPCHLIVKKRGDAAEKKVQMSEYTEFKVVKKPTDEIKLVTSRPSIGSPNPMHRSVGTPGKLVTTKVVSSLPKPRTSPSVLPQEKMIVVSKSSIENRLPNSRIVITSSAVATPSRDSSQITVSGVPRGVQTSEALTPKGIPATDLKVSAKTFVLNPKSGQKMVVVPAKANKEGQLPLFHFKGVTTAMKLVSVTSQSNAQFSKPTGVTCAPKPTIVNPIPSNPKIVGVEPIKTANMADIVPVKGLPTVSTPKITNPIVRPVNSKGNLIVVQKGATLGKTLTFSKTGNDVSKIIMGKNVNKLLQSTKPDQVDPSKSGNIIVLELNNEQTARTTTMSEILDSRNTNTTHIVDQNNSMRQITQDTPVLFEAQITPETCNNSSLDSTTSLQEMDHLDSSSISLMDKSVKDKSSFSKGVDIKDTSCVTDWEMDMDTSGKSKDVDKLNSLHLDLGMSSDSENEYIVDRHKTKMQLPVERIQNTTPTVDSLDRYSNANALTRTTRTLLSQLQDDGSSSNDSSFAIKAKAKVKDEMKLDKSESEALSKARAKLSEKVAEAKSQQKRIDVYSTAITTSDINLDSFAYLEESIMAADDEFPGESKRDARPGDVLADQLSRLLGEDSANSTNSTDSHTVSQMPLHKNEQ, from the exons ATGTGGCCTATGCTTCTTAATATGACACACGACGAGTGTCGACGGACGCTCAGGAGACTCG AATTGGAAGCCTACTCGAGTATGATGAGTGTATTCAGAGCACAAGGGGAGCTGGAAGACAACAGAAAAAAGTTGCTCGAGGATCTACGCGCCGTTTTACATATAAGCGGCGATCGACACAACGCCGAAGCGCGTCGCGTTTCCAACGATGAGCTCCTAGCTACTATTGCAGAACA GTTGGCTGGTTCAAACACAGCTCTAGGATGGATAAGCGAAGGCCGGAGGCGGGTGCCTCTGATGCCGCGCGGCATACCACAGACCATGTACACAGAGTTGGCAGATAAAGCTGCAGAGGCGGCGGTGGCCGAAAATAAGGAGATCAAAACTAGAGTTGAGAATGAAAAGTTAGTGACACCGAAGTCAAATGAAGAAGAAATGCCAGACCCTGAGGGTCAGACTGCCGAGGCTGCTCTACAAACAAGTGAAGTTATGGACGAGCTATTGTATCCTCCCATTGCCATGGAAGATCACACAGCAACT ATATGGGAAACAGAACTGATTTGTCGCAAAAGAAAAATACCTGAAGGTGGAACTGTGCCGGAGGAAGCACCACCACCTATAAAGAATATGAGGAATATACCGGTCAATACCAACCAGAAGCATCTCAACCTTTCACAAGTTTATTCACGCTTCTCGCAACCTGCAACAG GTAAATCGACCGGGCACTCTAAACATTCTTACAATCAAGTGAGTAAAGTTTCAACTAGTAAATCTAGCCAACCACACGCGCCGCGCGCACCGAAGCAACGCGCGCAAAAACAAAGCGCAAAAGCGTCCAAAGCACAAAAGAAAAACCAAGAGCCGCCCATGTCGCCGAGCAAACAATACCCCGTCGATTACGCGGGACCCCCGGGGTCTTTCCAGGCGAGCTACGCACAGTCCATACTGAGTGGGAAAACGAAGGTTGACTACGACGACTTGAAGCCGAAGGTGATGTCCTCGCCGGGTATGATGTCGGAGTCGCCCACCGTGCACTTGCTCACGCAGAGTGCCACCGCGCCGCACGAGCTGGCGGACAGCTTGCCTGACGACACGCCCGCGCTGCAGGCGCAGGCCGCGCACCCCGCGCACCCCGCCAAGCAGCTAGTCTCCAGCAAGCCGTGCCACCTCATCGTCAAGAAACGAGGCGACGCTGCAGAAAAGAAAGTACAAATGTCAGAGTACACTGAATTCAAAGTCGTGAAGAAGCCCACCGACGAAATAAAACTCGTCACGAGTCGGCCGTCAATCGGTTCTCCGAATCCAATGCACAGATCGGTCGGCACTCCCGGCAAGCTCGTGACGACTAAAGTCGTCAGCTCTTTGCCGAAGCCTCGAACTAGTCCCTCTGTCTTGCCCCAGGAGAAAATGATAGTCGTCTCTAAATCTTCAATAGAGAACAGGTTACCGAACTCTAGAATCGTGATCACATCCTCCGCAGTGGCCACGCCGAGCAGAGACAGCTCACAGATCACCGTGAGCGGAGTACCTCGCGGCGTCCAAACCTCGGAAGCCCTGACCCCGAAAGGCATACCGGCGACCGATCTGAAAGTTTCGGCAAAGACTTTCGTTTTAAATCCAAAATCTGGTCAAAAAATGGTAGTGGTACCGGCGAAAGCTAACAAAGAGGGCCAGCTGCCGCTGTTTCATTTTAAAGGAGTCACCACCGCTATGAAGCTGGTGTCTGTCACTTCACAATCTAACGCCCAATTTAGTAAACCGACAGGTGTAACCTGTGCACCGAAACCGACCATCGTCAACCCCATACCTTCGAATCCAAAAATTGTCGGTGTGGAACCGATAAAAACTGCTAACATGGCGGACATCGTTCCCGTGAAAGGTCTGCCGACTGTGTCCACTCCGAAAATCACTAACCCTATAGTCAGACCTGTAAATTCTAAAGGCAATTTAATAGTCGTACAAAAGGGCGCCACCTTAGGTAAGACGCTGACGTTTTCTAAAACCGGGAATGAcgtttctaaaataattatgggcaaaaatgtaaataagcTGTTACAATCCACAAAACCAGACCAAGTCGACCCGTCTAAGTCGGGAAATATCATAGTTTTAGAGCTTAACAACGAGCAGACGGCTCGAACTACAACAATGTCCGAAATATTGGACAGTAGAAATACTAATACGACCCACATCGTGGATCAAAATAATTCAATGCGACAAATAACGCAGGACACGCCGGTACTGTTTGAGGCACAAATCACTCCTGAAACTTGCAACAATAGCAGCCTAGATTCGACCACTAGCCTACAGGAAATGGATCATCTGGATTCATCTAGTATAAGCTTAATGGACAAAAGTGTGAAAGATAAGTCTAGTTTTAGCAAAGGAGTCGATATCAAAGATACGTCATGCGTCACAGATTGGGAAATGGACATGGACACTTCGGGGAAGAGTAAAGACGTCGACAAATTGAATTCCTTACATTTAGATCTCGGCATGTCGAGCGACAGTGAAAACGAATACATCGTGGATAGACACAAGACTAAGATGCAACTACCTGTAGAGAGAATACAAAACACTACCCCTACAG tagatAGCCTCGACAGATATAGCAACGCAAACGCTCTAACTCGCACCACGAGGACACTTCTCAGTCAGTTGCAAGACGACGGATCGTCGAGCAACGATTCGTCATTCGCAATCAAAGCGAAAGCGAAAGTGAAGGACGAGATGAAGCTAGACAAATCGGAATCGGAAGCCTTATCCAAGGCTCGAGCGAAGCTTTCTGAGAAAGTCGCGGAAGCAAAGTCTCAACAGAAACGGATAGACGTGTACAGCACGGCGATAACGACGTCAGACATCAACCTGGACTCGTTCGCGTATCTCGAGGAGAGTATAATGGCGGCGGACGACGAGTTCCCGGGGGAGAGTAAACGCGACGCGCGCCCCGGCGACGTGTTGGCCGACCAGTTGAGCCGCCTGTTGGGCGAGGACTCAGCCAACTCCACCAACTCGACAGACTCGCATACTGTAAGTCAAATGCCTTTACATAAAAACGAGCAATAA
- the LOC112054896 gene encoding BRCA2-interacting transcriptional repressor EMSY isoform X2, producing the protein MWPMLLNMTHDECRRTLRRLELEAYSSMMSVFRAQGELEDNRKKLLEDLRAVLHISGDRHNAEARRVSNDELLATIAEQLAGSNTALGWISEGRRRVPLMPRGIPQTMYTELADKAAEAAVAENKEIKTRVENEKLVTPKSNEEEMPDPEGQTAEAALQTSEVMDELLYPPIAMEDHTATIWETELICRKRKIPEGGTVPEEAPPPIKNMRNIPVNTNQKHLNLSQVYSRFSQPATGKSTGHSKHSYNQVSKVSTSKSSQPHAPRAPKQRAQKQSAKASKAQKKNQEPPMSPSKQYPVDYAGPPGSFQASYAQSILSGKTKVDYDDLKPKVMSSPGMMSESPTVHLLTQSATAPHELADSLPDDTPALQAQAAHPAHPAKQLVSSKPCHLIVKKRGDAAEKKVQMSEYTEFKVVKKPTDEIKLVTSRPSIGSPNPMHRSVGTPGKLVTTKVVSSLPKPRTSPSVLPQEKMIVVSKSSIENRLPNSRIVITSSAVATPSRDSSQITVSGVPRGVQTSEALTPKGIPATDLKVSAKTFVLNPKSGQKMVVVPAKANKEGQLPLFHFKGVTTAMKLVSVTSQSNAQFSKPTGVTCAPKPTIVNPIPSNPKIVGVEPIKTANMADIVPVKGLPTVSTPKITNPIVRPVNSKGNLIVVQKGATLGKTLTFSKTGNDVSKIIMGKNVNKLLQSTKPDQVDPSKSGNIIVLELNNEQTARTTTMSEILDSRNTNTTHIVDQNNSMRQITQDTPVLFEAQITPETCNNSSLDSTTSLQEMDHLDSSSISLMDKSVKDKSSFSKGVDIKDTSCVTDWEMDMDTSGKSKDVDKLNSLHLDLGMSSDSENEYIVDRHKTKMQLPVERIQNTTPTDSLDRYSNANALTRTTRTLLSQLQDDGSSSNDSSFAIKAKAKVKDEMKLDKSESEALSKARAKLSEKVAEAKSQQKRIDVYSTAITTSDINLDSFAYLEESIMAADDEFPGESKRDARPGDVLADQLSRLLGEDSANSTNSTDSHTVSQMPLHKNEQ; encoded by the exons ATGTGGCCTATGCTTCTTAATATGACACACGACGAGTGTCGACGGACGCTCAGGAGACTCG AATTGGAAGCCTACTCGAGTATGATGAGTGTATTCAGAGCACAAGGGGAGCTGGAAGACAACAGAAAAAAGTTGCTCGAGGATCTACGCGCCGTTTTACATATAAGCGGCGATCGACACAACGCCGAAGCGCGTCGCGTTTCCAACGATGAGCTCCTAGCTACTATTGCAGAACA GTTGGCTGGTTCAAACACAGCTCTAGGATGGATAAGCGAAGGCCGGAGGCGGGTGCCTCTGATGCCGCGCGGCATACCACAGACCATGTACACAGAGTTGGCAGATAAAGCTGCAGAGGCGGCGGTGGCCGAAAATAAGGAGATCAAAACTAGAGTTGAGAATGAAAAGTTAGTGACACCGAAGTCAAATGAAGAAGAAATGCCAGACCCTGAGGGTCAGACTGCCGAGGCTGCTCTACAAACAAGTGAAGTTATGGACGAGCTATTGTATCCTCCCATTGCCATGGAAGATCACACAGCAACT ATATGGGAAACAGAACTGATTTGTCGCAAAAGAAAAATACCTGAAGGTGGAACTGTGCCGGAGGAAGCACCACCACCTATAAAGAATATGAGGAATATACCGGTCAATACCAACCAGAAGCATCTCAACCTTTCACAAGTTTATTCACGCTTCTCGCAACCTGCAACAG GTAAATCGACCGGGCACTCTAAACATTCTTACAATCAAGTGAGTAAAGTTTCAACTAGTAAATCTAGCCAACCACACGCGCCGCGCGCACCGAAGCAACGCGCGCAAAAACAAAGCGCAAAAGCGTCCAAAGCACAAAAGAAAAACCAAGAGCCGCCCATGTCGCCGAGCAAACAATACCCCGTCGATTACGCGGGACCCCCGGGGTCTTTCCAGGCGAGCTACGCACAGTCCATACTGAGTGGGAAAACGAAGGTTGACTACGACGACTTGAAGCCGAAGGTGATGTCCTCGCCGGGTATGATGTCGGAGTCGCCCACCGTGCACTTGCTCACGCAGAGTGCCACCGCGCCGCACGAGCTGGCGGACAGCTTGCCTGACGACACGCCCGCGCTGCAGGCGCAGGCCGCGCACCCCGCGCACCCCGCCAAGCAGCTAGTCTCCAGCAAGCCGTGCCACCTCATCGTCAAGAAACGAGGCGACGCTGCAGAAAAGAAAGTACAAATGTCAGAGTACACTGAATTCAAAGTCGTGAAGAAGCCCACCGACGAAATAAAACTCGTCACGAGTCGGCCGTCAATCGGTTCTCCGAATCCAATGCACAGATCGGTCGGCACTCCCGGCAAGCTCGTGACGACTAAAGTCGTCAGCTCTTTGCCGAAGCCTCGAACTAGTCCCTCTGTCTTGCCCCAGGAGAAAATGATAGTCGTCTCTAAATCTTCAATAGAGAACAGGTTACCGAACTCTAGAATCGTGATCACATCCTCCGCAGTGGCCACGCCGAGCAGAGACAGCTCACAGATCACCGTGAGCGGAGTACCTCGCGGCGTCCAAACCTCGGAAGCCCTGACCCCGAAAGGCATACCGGCGACCGATCTGAAAGTTTCGGCAAAGACTTTCGTTTTAAATCCAAAATCTGGTCAAAAAATGGTAGTGGTACCGGCGAAAGCTAACAAAGAGGGCCAGCTGCCGCTGTTTCATTTTAAAGGAGTCACCACCGCTATGAAGCTGGTGTCTGTCACTTCACAATCTAACGCCCAATTTAGTAAACCGACAGGTGTAACCTGTGCACCGAAACCGACCATCGTCAACCCCATACCTTCGAATCCAAAAATTGTCGGTGTGGAACCGATAAAAACTGCTAACATGGCGGACATCGTTCCCGTGAAAGGTCTGCCGACTGTGTCCACTCCGAAAATCACTAACCCTATAGTCAGACCTGTAAATTCTAAAGGCAATTTAATAGTCGTACAAAAGGGCGCCACCTTAGGTAAGACGCTGACGTTTTCTAAAACCGGGAATGAcgtttctaaaataattatgggcaaaaatgtaaataagcTGTTACAATCCACAAAACCAGACCAAGTCGACCCGTCTAAGTCGGGAAATATCATAGTTTTAGAGCTTAACAACGAGCAGACGGCTCGAACTACAACAATGTCCGAAATATTGGACAGTAGAAATACTAATACGACCCACATCGTGGATCAAAATAATTCAATGCGACAAATAACGCAGGACACGCCGGTACTGTTTGAGGCACAAATCACTCCTGAAACTTGCAACAATAGCAGCCTAGATTCGACCACTAGCCTACAGGAAATGGATCATCTGGATTCATCTAGTATAAGCTTAATGGACAAAAGTGTGAAAGATAAGTCTAGTTTTAGCAAAGGAGTCGATATCAAAGATACGTCATGCGTCACAGATTGGGAAATGGACATGGACACTTCGGGGAAGAGTAAAGACGTCGACAAATTGAATTCCTTACATTTAGATCTCGGCATGTCGAGCGACAGTGAAAACGAATACATCGTGGATAGACACAAGACTAAGATGCAACTACCTGTAGAGAGAATACAAAACACTACCCCTACAG atAGCCTCGACAGATATAGCAACGCAAACGCTCTAACTCGCACCACGAGGACACTTCTCAGTCAGTTGCAAGACGACGGATCGTCGAGCAACGATTCGTCATTCGCAATCAAAGCGAAAGCGAAAGTGAAGGACGAGATGAAGCTAGACAAATCGGAATCGGAAGCCTTATCCAAGGCTCGAGCGAAGCTTTCTGAGAAAGTCGCGGAAGCAAAGTCTCAACAGAAACGGATAGACGTGTACAGCACGGCGATAACGACGTCAGACATCAACCTGGACTCGTTCGCGTATCTCGAGGAGAGTATAATGGCGGCGGACGACGAGTTCCCGGGGGAGAGTAAACGCGACGCGCGCCCCGGCGACGTGTTGGCCGACCAGTTGAGCCGCCTGTTGGGCGAGGACTCAGCCAACTCCACCAACTCGACAGACTCGCATACTGTAAGTCAAATGCCTTTACATAAAAACGAGCAATAA